ACGGCGCCGTCCGCGACCCGTGCGATGGGATCAATCTTGCTCATCAAGCCAATCTTACTCGTCAAGAAGGTCTGGTTATGTATTGAAGTCGCTCGGTTTTCGGCTGGTTAGCGCGACTATGCCCGATCTGTCCAGTGACGTATCATCTCGCCGTGTTTCAAGTGCCGGATGAGGCGGCCGTCCCGGCCCCTCAACGCGTTCATGCGGAGCTTCAGCCATCGTGGTCAGGGCCCTGGTTCTTCTGCTTGCACAGCTGGCGGCTACGCCGATCGTGCCCGAGACGGTGGAGACCGGCGAACACCGTCTGGTCGATCTCGGGACTTTCGAATGCCGGGACATCACCCGCAGCACGGTGCTTCAGCGCGTCTGTTACGATGGCGCGCAACAGGACCTGATTGTCGCCAGCAACGGCATCTATGTTCGCTATTGCGGCGTGACGGCCGAGACGGTCGAACATCTCCTGGGCGCGCGCTCCATGGGGCGGTTCTTCAACCAGAACATCAAGCGCGAGGCCGCCACGGGCCGCTACGCGTGCCGGATGGGCGAACCGGTGCAGAGAAGTTAAGGCCGCTCAGTCCGTCAGCATGGCGCCGACGTCGGCTTCCGCGACGACCTGGCCGTTGACCTTGGCATCGCCGTGAAACCACCACATGGCCTTGCGGCGGCCGAGTGAGCGCATGTGATATTCGATGGTATCGCCGGGCAGCACCGGCTTGCGGAACTTGCACTTGTCGATGGTGAGGAAATAGACCGCGCGTGGCTTCTCGGTGCCCTCGACCGACTTGATGCCGATCACGCCCGCGGTCTGCGCCATCGCCTCGATCATCATCACGCCGGGATAGACCGGACGCTCGGGGAAGTGCCCCTGGAATGCCGGCTCGTTGAACGTCACGTTCTTGATGCCGATGCCGCTGTAGTCGGCGCGGATGTTGATCACGCGGTCGATCAAGAGCATCGGAAAGCGATGCGGCAGGGTCTGGAGGATGGCGTTGATATCCACTAGCTCGAACTTAACAGGTGATTCCGCCGTCATTCCCGTCCCTCGTCCTTCGCATCGGCCTTGCTGTCGCGTACCAGACGCTCCACCGCGATGATCTCCTTGAACCATTGTTTGGTCGGCTTGGCGAAATGCCCGCCCCAGCGTCCACCCGGCGGGATGTCATCCTTGACGGCGCTCATGGCGGTCACCTGAGCTCCGTCGCCGATCTTGAGGTGGTTGTTGATGCCAACCTTCGCTCCCAGCGCCACGTTGTCGCCGATGGTCAAGCTGCCCGCGAGGCCGATCTGGGCCGCCAGCAGGCAGTGCCGTCCGATCGTCACATTGTGGCCGATCTGGACCTGATTGTCGATTTTGGTCCCCTCGCCGATCACCGTGTCGCGCAAGGACCCGCGGTCGATCGTTGTGTTGGCGCCGACCTCGACGTCGTTCTGGATCAGCACCCGCCCGGTCTGCGGCACCTTCAGATGCCCCTCGGGGCCGAAGAAGATGAAGCCGTAGCCGTCTTGGCCGATCGAGCAGCCCGGATGGATCAGCACATTGTTGCCGATCAGGGCGCATTGGATGGCGGTGCGGGCGCCGACATTGCAGTCCCGGCCGATCTTGACCCCGGGGCCGATCACCGCGCCGACGCCGATCACGGTGCCGCTGCCGATCTCGGCGTCCGGGCCGATCACCGCCAGGGGATCGACGATCACGTCGTCCTCGAGCCGAGCCGAGGGATCGATGATGGCGGACGGCGCGATGCCGGCATTGCCGACCCAAGATTGCGGCCTGAGCGCGTCTGCGTGCCATTCCCGTGCGATCCTGACGAAGGCACGGAAAGGCTGTGCCACGCGCAGCACGGCCACGTGCGCGGGCACCTCAGCCTCGAAGCGCGGGCTCACGAGGCAGGCCCCGGCCCTGGTCGCCCTGAGCTGGTCGGCATATTTCAGATTGTCGAAGAACGTCAGATGCATCGGGCCGGCTTCGTCGAGCGAAGCAAGGCCCTTGATGACGTGCTGCCCCCGCGCAGGATCGACCAGCTGCGCCTTGGTCAGCGCGGCAATGTCGGCCAGCGCTGACGCCGGCGGTTGTGTGAAGAAGGTCGGCTGCGCCATTCCACCCCGTCGCGGTCCGGCTTCGGCATGAAGCGCTCAGGCCGCATCATGCCTCATCTGCAGGATTGGCACGATCCCTTTCGGAAACCGGCTCCAGTGATCCGGATCGTGCCGTGCTGATCGAATTAGAACGTCGTGCCGCCGCCGAACCGGAACTCCTGCGTGCGGTCGTACTTGCCCTTGCTGAGCGGCACCGCGTAGTCGAAGCGCAGCGGACCGAACGGCGACTGCCAGATCAGACCGACACCGACCGACGAGCGGATCACCTTGCTGTCGTCATACACCAGGCCCGTGCACGTTCCAGCGCTCGGCGGGTTGATCGTCGACGGGATACAGCCTGGCACATTGACCTCATTGGTCGCGATCCAGCTCGTGGGTCCCTTATAGTCGTAGAGGCCGCCGGCATCGGCATAGACCGCGCCCTTCAGACCCACTTCCTTCGGCAGGAACCAGAACGGCATCTGCAATTCGAGCGAAGCGCCCCAGTACTTGGTGCCGCCGAGCGCATCCTGCGTGCCGAAGGGATTCAGGTCGCGCGGACCGATGCCGTTCGGAGCGAAGCCGCGGACGAGGTTCGGGCCCATCTGGAAGTGGTCGAGCATCCGCAAATCATCGTTGATCTTGGTCAAGATGCCGCCCTGGAGACGAACGATACCGACGATATCAGACACCAGCGGCGCGTAGTACTTTCCGTCCGCCACGGTCTTCAGATAGGAGACGTCGCCGCCGACGCCGGCGAAATCCTGCCGGAAGTCGACGAGCAGACCGTCGGTCGGGTTCTTGTTGTTGTCCAGCGTGTTGTAGGTCAGCGTATAGCCGAGCGCCGAAGTCAGGGTCTTGCCGCCAGCAAGCTCTCTGCGCACCGGCAGCGAGGCTTCGCCGTCGCTGTAACAGCCAAGGCCGTTGGTGGACGGATCCAGAGGAATACCGGTGGCAGCCGAGAAGGCCGGGCTGGGGTTGAATGCCGCCGAACCGAGGACGTTGTTACAGTTCGCCAGGTAACTCGGCAGCGAGATTTCCTGCTGGTAGACCGAGTAGCGCAGCTGGAGCGCGAGGTCTTCCCGCAAGGAGAAGCCGAGGCGCGGCGAGAAGCCGAGCGTCTTGGTGCCGTACGAGATGTAGCTGTTGGACAGCTGCTCGCGCTGATAGAGGTCGAGACCGAGCGCGACGCGGTAGTCGAGCAGATACGGCTCGACGAACGACAGCGAGTAGCCGCGCGCGTACTGGCCATAGGTCACCGACGCCTTGGCGAACAGGCCGCGGCCGAGCAAATTGCGTTCGGAGACCGAAACTTCCGCCAGCGCGCCGTCGGTCGTGGAATAGCCGCCCGAGATCGAGAAGTCGCCGGTCGATTTCTCTTCCATGTCGACGATCAGGATCACGCGGTCGCTCGACGAGCCGGGCTCGGTCGTGATCTTCACACTCTTGAAGTAATCGAGGTTCTTCAGGCGCCGTTCGGCACGGTCGACCAGCGCGCGGTTGTAGGCGTCGCCCTCGGAGATGTCGAACTCGCGGCGGATCACGTAGTCGCGTGTGCGGGTGTTGCCGCGCAGGTTGATACGCTCGATATAGGTGCGCGGGCCCTCGTCGATGTTGAACACGACGGAGACGGTGTGCGCCTCGAAATTGCGGTCGCCGCCCGGGCGGACCACGGCGAAGGCATAACCGCGGCGCGACGCCTCGATCTGCATTTCTTCGACCGACTTCTCGACCGATTCGACGTTGTAGAGCGAACCGGCATAGACGCGCGAATAGGCCCGCAGCGACGAGGGATCGAAATTCGGAATGCTGGAGCGGAAGTCGACCGAACCGACCCGGTATTGCGCGCCTTCCTCGATCTTGAAGGTGACGTTGAAGCCCTTCTTCTCGGGATCGTATTCGGTGAGCGCGGCCACCACCTGGACGTCGGCAAAGCCGTTCTTGAGATAGAAGCGGCGGATCAGGTCGCGGTCAGCCTCGACCCGATCGGGGTCGTAGATGTCGCCGCTGGCGAGGAAGCTCAAGAGGTTGGATTCGCGGGTCTTGATGACGTCGCGCAGGCGATAGGACGAGAACGCGTTGTTGCCGACGAATTCGATCGACTTGACGCCCGTCTTGGCGCCTTCCTCGATCGTGAAGATCAGGTCGACGCGGTTGTTCGGCTGCTCGATGACCTCAGGCGTGACGCGCACGTCATAGCGGCCGGACCGGCGATAGATTTCGGCGATTCGCAGCGTGTCGGACTGCACCATGGCGCGGGAGAAGGTGCCGCGCGCCTTGGACTGGACTTCAGACGTGAGCTGCTCGTCCTTGATCTTCTTGTTGCCCTCGAAGGCAATGCGACCGATCACCGGGTTTTCCACCACGGAGACGATGATCTGGCCGCCGGCGCCGCGATTGATCCTGACGTCCTGGAACAGGCCGGTCTCGATCAGCGCCTTGAGGCCGTCATCGATGGCGGCTTGGTCCAGGCGGCCGCCCGGACCCGGCTTGAAATAGGAGCGGATGGTCTCCACCTCGACACGGCGATTTCCTTCGACGGAAATCGACTGGACGGTCTGAGCGAGCGCAGACGAAGAGACAAAAACAGCCCCAACCGGGGCAACCACCGGCGCGCCGAACATGATCAGGGTTGCGAGCAAGCCCCCCCGGAGTCGCAGTCCAAACTTCATCGCGCAACGCGCCCTTATCATTCCATACCAGACCCAACCCCAACGCCGGTCTGGAAGATTCCCCAAGTTCAGGCCGCTTGTAGCCAATTTCCCCGACGCCGCAAACGGCCGAGCGCGCCGTAATTTCAATTTCATTCCAAGACGTTGCTCAACAGCAACGCCACAAAAAAGCCCCTATCACGAAGCCGCCATCCGCAAGATGTCGTTGTAGGTCGCAAACACCATCAACATCAGCACCAAACCGAGCCCGATTCGGAACCCCATCTCCTGAGTCCGCTCGGACAGAGGCCGGCCGCGAACCACTTCGGCCGCGTAGAACATCAGGTGGCCGCCATCGAGCAGCGGAATCGGGAACAGGTTCAACAGGCCGATCGATACCGACAGCACCGCGCACAGGTTGATCACGAACTGGAACCCGGCGCTGGCTGCCTGCCCGGACATCTTCGCGATTCCCAGGACGCCGCTGACCTCGTTGGGATTGCCGTGTCCAACGAACAACGAGCCCAGGAACTTGAAAGTGCTGGTGATGATAAACCAGACCTGCTCGACACCAATCTTCAGCGCTTCGCCAACCCCAACCGGCGCGGTCGAGGCCTCGCCGGCCTGCGACTTGTGCTCGATCCCGAGCACGCCGACACGGTGGCGGTTGCCGAAGGGATCCTTGCGTTCGAGTAGCGCGGGCGTCGCCGTCAGCGACACGATGGCGCTGTCGCGCTTCACCTGGAACGCAAGCGCTGAACCTGCGCTCATTGCAACGATTCGCTGCATGTCGGCGAAGCTCTCGATCGGCTTGCCGTCGATCTGGACGACGACGTCCCCGACCTTGAAACCGGCCGCCGCCGCCGCGCCGTCCGCAACGACGCCGTCGACCCGCGCGATCGTGCTCGGCTTGCCGTAGTACAGCGCCATGGCGGCGAAGATCAGCGCGCCCAGGATAAAATTGGCGATTGGTCCGGCTGCGACGATGGCGGCACGGGGACCGACCTTCTTGTGGTGGAAGCTGCCGGCGCGCTCCTCGGCCGTCATGGACGAAAGGGTCTGCGCCGACGGGGTCGAGGCCTCGCTCTCGTCGCCGAAGAACTTGACGTAGCCGCCGAGTGGAATCGCGGAGATCTTCCACCGGGTGCCATGGCGGTCGTTGAAGCCGACCAGCTCCGGGCCGAAACCGAGCGAAAAGGTTAACACGCGAACGCCTGCCCAGCGCGCGACCAGAAAATGGCCGAGCTCGTGGAAGAACACGACGATGGTCAGGACGAACAGGAAGGGAACCGCGTAACCCAGGAGCCCATGGCTCAACGTATTGAAACTATGGACAAAAAAGTCGATCATCGAAGTCCCTCATCCAGCGCCGCAAGGCCCTGGCCCCAAGCCATCTAGGATGCCTTTAAGGCAATTTGAGGCAATAGGGCGGCAGCTCTATTTCGCGCAACATGGTCAACGGATATTGCATCATCGGCCGATGTCATCGGGGCCTGGTTCCCGCTGCGGACCCAGTCGTCCAGCGTCGCCTCGACCAGCCGCGCGATCGCGCCAAAGCGGATCTTGCCGGCGATGAAGGCGGCGACCGCCACCTCGTTGGCTGCGTTATAGACGGTGGTCGCCCCCTTCCCGGTCCGAAGCGAATCAAAGGCCAGGCGCAGGCCCGGGAAGCGCTCGAAATCGGGCGCCTCGAAGGTCAGCTGGCCGATCTTGGCCAGATCGAGCTTGGCCGCCGGCCCCTTGATGCGGTCGGGCCAGCCGAGGCAATGCGCGATCGGCGTCCGCATGTCGGGCGCACCGAGCTGCGCCATCACCGAACGGTCGGAAAACTCGACCATGCCGTGAATGATCGACTGCGGATGCACCAGGACGTCGATCTCGTCGGGCGAGAGCGCGAACAGATAGGACGCCTCGATCACCTCGAGCCCCTTGTTCATCATCGAGGCGGAATCGATCGTGATCTTCTGGCCCATGCTCCAGTTCGGATGCTTCAGGGCCTGCTCGAGCGTCGCCTGCTCGATGTCAGCCGGTTTCCAGGTGCGGAACGGGCCGCCGGACGCCGTGATGATGACGCGGACGAGCTCGTCGCGATTGCCGGAGGCCAACGCCTGGAACAGCGCATTGTGCTCGGAATCGGCCGGCAGGATACAGGCGCCTGCCTTGGCCGCGCGCTGCATGAAGAAATCGCCGGCGCAGACCAGGCATTCCTTGTTGGCGAGCGCGACATGCGCACCGCGATCGACCGCCGCCAGCGCCGGCTTCAGTCCGGCTGCGCCGCTCACGGCCGCCATCACCCAGTCGGCCGGACGCGCACCCGCCTCGATCACCGCGCTTTCGCCGGCGCCGCATTCGGTGCCGGTGCCCGCCAGCGCGGCCTTGAGCTCGCCGAGCTTGGAGCTATCGGCAATCGCGACGAAACGCGCGGAGAATTCCTTGGCGAGCTTGGCGAGCGCTGCGACATTGCCGTTCGCCGTCAGCGCCTCGACGCGGTAGCGCTCGGGCGAGGCGCGCAGCAGATCCATCGTGCTGTCGCCGATCGAGCCGGTGGCGCCGAGGACCGTGACGCTGCGAACGCTGGTCGCAGCAAGTTTGTTGTTACGCAATGGGACCGCGCTCATATCCTCACCAAACCATAAGACCGCTTCCGGCGCTATGCACACCATGGCGGAGAAAGCCGATAATCCATGCCACCAGGATGGCGGCGACAAAACCGTCCAGGCGATCCATGAGCCCGCCATGGCCGGGAATTAAGTGACTGGAATCCTTGACACCGAAGCGCCGCTTCACCGCGGATTCGAACAGATCGCCCAATGCCGACACGACCGACAAGATGGCGCTGATCAGCAGCAGCGGAATGAGCTTTCCGATCCCGCAAGCGGCAAAGCCGGCGGCAACCGCAAGACTCGCGGCAAAGCCTCCGAATGCCCCCGCCCAGGTCTTCTTCGGGCTCACGCGCGGCCATAGCTTCGGCCCGCCAATGCTGCGACCGGCGAAATAGCCGCCGATATCGGTCGCCCATACCACCAGTAGCACGAACATCAGCGCGGAGAAGCCGTTGACGAGATCCTTCCGCACCAGGATCGAAGCCAGCAGCGCCGCCGCGGCATAGGCGAAGCCGGTCGCCGCCCAGACGAACTTGCCCCGCGCCATCAGCGTCACCACCGCGCCGCCGACGAGGCCGACGATGACGGAGGTTTTCAGCCCGCCGAAGGCGACGGCGGCTCCCATCATGGCGATGACGATCGTCCCTGCCCCCGTCAACGCGGTCGATGCCGCGCCTACCACCATCAGCCATTCCGCGAACAGCCCAATCGATACCAAGGTGACGAGAAGCGCCCACAGCCAGCCACCGGCGTAAGCGATCGCAATGGTCAGCGGCGCCAGCACCAGGGCTGCGAGGACCCGCATCACCAGATTGCTCGGGGCAGGCTTTCCGCCCGCCGATGCGGCGTCGGGTTCGCTCACGAGGCGGTTTTCGCGACCAGGCCGCCGAAACGGCGCTCGCGCCTGGCAAATTCGGCGATCGCGCTTTCCAGCGCGGCCTTGTCGAAATCGGGCCAGTGGATCGGCACGAAGACCAGCTCGCTATAGGCGGCCTGCCACATCAGGAAGTTGGACAGGCGCTGCTCGCCGCTGGTGCGGATGATGAGATCGGGGTCGGGAATGTCGGGCGCATCGAGATAGGTTCCGAGCGTTTCCGCGTCGATCGTTTCAGGATCGCGCCTGCCCTCCGCGACCTCGCGCGCCAGCTTCTGGGCCGCTTTCGCGATCTCCTGCCGCGAGCCGTAGTTGAAGGCGACGACGAGCGTGAGGCGCGTGTTGTCGCGCGTCAGCTCCTCGGCCTCGTTGAGCAGCGCGCAGATGTCGCTCTCCAGCCCTTCGCGCTCGCCGATGATGCGGACCTTGACGCCGTCGCGATGCAGGCTCGCCAGATCGTTGCGGATGAAGCGCCGGAGCAGGCCGAACAGATCGCCGATCTCGCTCGCCGGCCGCGACCAATTCTCGGAAGAGAACGAGAAGATGGTGAGATAGCGGATGCCGAGCTCGTGCGAGGCGCGCACCACGCGGCGCAGCGCGTCCACGCCGCGGCGATGCCCTTCCGCACGCGGCAGACCGCGCGCGGCCGCCCAACGCCCGTTGCCATCCATGATGATGGCGACATGCGCAGGCGCCTCGGACCGATCGGGTCCTTCCGTTGCGGGCGCGGCGTTGGACATGAAGGCGATGCCTTAAACCGTGAGGATTTCTTTTTCCTTGGCAGCCAGCAGCTGGTCGATCTCGGCGATGGTGCCGTCGGTCGCCTTCTGCACCTCGTCGGCGTGACGCTTCTGGTCGTCCTCCGACATCTCGTGATTCTTCTCGAGTTTCTTGAGCACGTCGAGACCGTCGCGGCGCACATGGCGCGCGGCGACCTTGGCGGCTTCGGCGTATTTGTGCGCGACCTTCACCAGCTCCTTGCGCCGCTCTTCGTTGAGCTCGGGAATGCGCAGGCGCAGCACCTGGCCCTCGGTCGCGGGAGACAGGCCGAGATTGGAATCGACGATCGCCTTCTCGACGGCCTTGACCATCGACTTGTCCCAGACCTGCACCGAGATCAGGCGCGGCTCCGGCACGCTGACGGTGGCAAGCTGGTTGAGCGGCATGTGGCTGCCATAGGCGTCGACCTGGACCGGATCGAGCATCGAGGCCGAGGCGCGGCCCGTGCGCAGGCCGCCAAGCTCGTGCTTGAGCGACTGGACGGCGCCTTGCATGCGGCGCTTCACTTCGTTGAGGTCGAAACTACCCGTGGCCATCACGTTTCTCCTTCAAAATCCCGGCGATCTCTCTGCGCCCTCCCTTTTTTGGAGCGCGACGACGAGACATCAGCCGGCGACAATGGTTCCGTGGCCGGTGCCACGCAGAATCGCACCGATCGACCCCGGCTGCGCGATCGAGAATACGATGATAGGCAGCGACGTCTCGCGGGCAAGCGCGAAGGCGGTCGCATCCATCACCTTGTAGCCGCCCTCGATCGCCTGCGAATGCGTCAGGCGGTCGAAACGAGTGGCGGTCGGGTCCTTCTTGGGGTCGGCCGAGTAGACGCCGTCGACATTGGTCGCCTTCAGCACCGCCTGGGCGCCGATTTCGGCGGCGCGCAGCACCGCGGTCGTGTCGGTGGTGAAGAACGGATTGCCGGTTCCGCCCCCCAGCAGCACGATCCGGCCCTCGGCGAGGTATTTGTGCGCCGCGGTGCGGGTGAACAGCTCGGAGATCTCCGGCATGACGAAGGCCGACAGCGTGCGCGCCGGCGTGCCCTTGCGCTCGATCGCCGCCTCCAGCGCGAGGCAGTTCATCATGGTGGCGAGCATGCCCATGGTGTCACCGGTCGGCCGCGACACGCCGCGGGCGGAAACCTCGACGCCGCGCACGATGTTGCCGCCACCGATCACGACCGCAACCTCGGTGCCGAGCTTGCGGGCGGCGATCAGATCGTCCGCAACCCGGTCGACGGTCGGCTGGTCGATACCAAAGCCCTGCTGTCCCGCGAGATATTCGCCGGACAGCTTGATCACGACGCGACGATAGACCGGATCAGTCATGAGCACCTTCCTTGTCCGGGCGCCGCTTCCGGCGGCGCCGGAAGGAACGTTCCGGCGCTTACTTCTTGCCGCTGGCCGCCGCGACCTCGGCTGCGAAGTCGCTTTCCTGCTTCTCGATTCCCTCGCCGAGAGCATAGCGCACAAAGCCGGCGATCTTCACGGGGCCGCCGACCTTGCCTTCGGCTTCCTTCACCGCCTGCGCCACCGACTTGCCGGTGTCGTGGATGAAGGCCTGCTCGAGCAGGCAGACTTCCTTGTAGTAGGTCTTGAGGCCGGACTCGACGATCTTCTCGATCACGTTCTCGGGCTTGCCCTGCTGGCGGTATTTGTCGGCGAGCACGTCCTTCTCGCGCTTGACCACGGCCGGGTCGAGGCCCGACGGGTCGAGCGCCAGCGGGTTGGCGGCGGCGACATGCATTGCGATCTGGCGACCGAGCGCTGCGAGCTCGTCGGCCTTGCCCGGCGATTCCAGCGCCACGATCACGCCCATCTTGCCGGCGCCGTCGATGACGGCTCCGTGGACGTAGTGCGAGACCACGCCCTGGCTTACCTCGAGCTGGGCGGCCCGGCGCAGCGTCATGTTCTCGCCAATGGTGGCAATCGCATCATTAATCGCGGTTTCGATCGTGACGTCGCCGACCTTGGCAGCCTTGATCTTCTCGACATCGGCGCCGACGTCGAACGCGACCTGGGCGATCATCTTGACGAGGCCCTGGAACTGGCCGTTGCGCGCCACGAAGTCGGTCTCGGAGTTGACCTCGACCACGACGCCCTTGGTGCCCTTGGTCAGCGCGCCGATCAGGCCCTCGGCAGCGACTCGGCCAGACTTCTTGGCGGCCTTCGACAGGCCCTTCTTGCGCAGCCAGTCCTGCGCCGCTTCCATGTTGCCGTCGTTTTCGGTGAGCGCGGCCTTGCAGTCCATCATGCCCGCGCCGGTCGACTCGCGCAGGTCCTTGACCATCGCAGCAGTGATCGTTGCCATCGTTGAATATCCTTTGTGCCTGCCGGTTTGCCGCGACGCGGCATCGAAGCGCCCCGCCGCGGTCCATCTCAGGAATTCGCGTCAACTGAAGTGGTGGCCGGATCCTATCCGGCCAACCCATCGCTCTTTTTGACTATTCCGCTTCCGCGGTCAGCGCCTTGGCCTTGGCCACCCAGGCGTCCGCACGGCTCGGCAGACCGACTTCTTCGCCGATCGTGTGCGCGGTGTCGTGGTCGAGCTCGGCGAGCTGCCAATAGTGGAAGATGCCGAGGTCGTTGAACTTCTTCTCGATCGCACCCGACACGCCCGGCAACTTCTTGAGGTCGTCGGCGGTGCCGCGAGGACCCGCAAGGCCCTGGAAACCGCTCGAGGATGCAGCCGGCAGCTCTTCGGCGAGCGGCTTGGCCGACGCGCCGAT
This genomic stretch from Bradyrhizobium daqingense harbors:
- a CDS encoding KTSC domain-containing protein gives rise to the protein MVRALVLLLAQLAATPIVPETVETGEHRLVDLGTFECRDITRSTVLQRVCYDGAQQDLIVASNGIYVRYCGVTAETVEHLLGARSMGRFFNQNIKREAATGRYACRMGEPVQRS
- the fabZ gene encoding 3-hydroxyacyl-ACP dehydratase FabZ; protein product: MTAESPVKFELVDINAILQTLPHRFPMLLIDRVINIRADYSGIGIKNVTFNEPAFQGHFPERPVYPGVMMIEAMAQTAGVIGIKSVEGTEKPRAVYFLTIDKCKFRKPVLPGDTIEYHMRSLGRRKAMWWFHGDAKVNGQVVAEADVGAMLTD
- the lpxD gene encoding UDP-3-O-(3-hydroxymyristoyl)glucosamine N-acyltransferase, which gives rise to MAQPTFFTQPPASALADIAALTKAQLVDPARGQHVIKGLASLDEAGPMHLTFFDNLKYADQLRATRAGACLVSPRFEAEVPAHVAVLRVAQPFRAFVRIAREWHADALRPQSWVGNAGIAPSAIIDPSARLEDDVIVDPLAVIGPDAEIGSGTVIGVGAVIGPGVKIGRDCNVGARTAIQCALIGNNVLIHPGCSIGQDGYGFIFFGPEGHLKVPQTGRVLIQNDVEVGANTTIDRGSLRDTVIGEGTKIDNQVQIGHNVTIGRHCLLAAQIGLAGSLTIGDNVALGAKVGINNHLKIGDGAQVTAMSAVKDDIPPGGRWGGHFAKPTKQWFKEIIAVERLVRDSKADAKDEGRE
- the bamA gene encoding outer membrane protein assembly factor BamA — protein: MKFGLRLRGGLLATLIMFGAPVVAPVGAVFVSSSALAQTVQSISVEGNRRVEVETIRSYFKPGPGGRLDQAAIDDGLKALIETGLFQDVRINRGAGGQIIVSVVENPVIGRIAFEGNKKIKDEQLTSEVQSKARGTFSRAMVQSDTLRIAEIYRRSGRYDVRVTPEVIEQPNNRVDLIFTIEEGAKTGVKSIEFVGNNAFSSYRLRDVIKTRESNLLSFLASGDIYDPDRVEADRDLIRRFYLKNGFADVQVVAALTEYDPEKKGFNVTFKIEEGAQYRVGSVDFRSSIPNFDPSSLRAYSRVYAGSLYNVESVEKSVEEMQIEASRRGYAFAVVRPGGDRNFEAHTVSVVFNIDEGPRTYIERINLRGNTRTRDYVIRREFDISEGDAYNRALVDRAERRLKNLDYFKSVKITTEPGSSSDRVILIVDMEEKSTGDFSISGGYSTTDGALAEVSVSERNLLGRGLFAKASVTYGQYARGYSLSFVEPYLLDYRVALGLDLYQREQLSNSYISYGTKTLGFSPRLGFSLREDLALQLRYSVYQQEISLPSYLANCNNVLGSAAFNPSPAFSAATGIPLDPSTNGLGCYSDGEASLPVRRELAGGKTLTSALGYTLTYNTLDNNKNPTDGLLVDFRQDFAGVGGDVSYLKTVADGKYYAPLVSDIVGIVRLQGGILTKINDDLRMLDHFQMGPNLVRGFAPNGIGPRDLNPFGTQDALGGTKYWGASLELQMPFWFLPKEVGLKGAVYADAGGLYDYKGPTSWIATNEVNVPGCIPSTINPPSAGTCTGLVYDDSKVIRSSVGVGLIWQSPFGPLRFDYAVPLSKGKYDRTQEFRFGGGTTF
- the rseP gene encoding RIP metalloprotease RseP: MIDFFVHSFNTLSHGLLGYAVPFLFVLTIVVFFHELGHFLVARWAGVRVLTFSLGFGPELVGFNDRHGTRWKISAIPLGGYVKFFGDESEASTPSAQTLSSMTAEERAGSFHHKKVGPRAAIVAAGPIANFILGALIFAAMALYYGKPSTIARVDGVVADGAAAAAGFKVGDVVVQIDGKPIESFADMQRIVAMSAGSALAFQVKRDSAIVSLTATPALLERKDPFGNRHRVGVLGIEHKSQAGEASTAPVGVGEALKIGVEQVWFIITSTFKFLGSLFVGHGNPNEVSGVLGIAKMSGQAASAGFQFVINLCAVLSVSIGLLNLFPIPLLDGGHLMFYAAEVVRGRPLSERTQEMGFRIGLGLVLMLMVFATYNDILRMAAS
- the dxr gene encoding 1-deoxy-D-xylulose-5-phosphate reductoisomerase, with the protein product MSAVPLRNNKLAATSVRSVTVLGATGSIGDSTMDLLRASPERYRVEALTANGNVAALAKLAKEFSARFVAIADSSKLGELKAALAGTGTECGAGESAVIEAGARPADWVMAAVSGAAGLKPALAAVDRGAHVALANKECLVCAGDFFMQRAAKAGACILPADSEHNALFQALASGNRDELVRVIITASGGPFRTWKPADIEQATLEQALKHPNWSMGQKITIDSASMMNKGLEVIEASYLFALSPDEIDVLVHPQSIIHGMVEFSDRSVMAQLGAPDMRTPIAHCLGWPDRIKGPAAKLDLAKIGQLTFEAPDFERFPGLRLAFDSLRTGKGATTVYNAANEVAVAAFIAGKIRFGAIARLVEATLDDWVRSGNQAPMTSADDAISVDHVARNRAAALLPQIALKAS
- a CDS encoding phosphatidate cytidylyltransferase; translation: MSEPDAASAGGKPAPSNLVMRVLAALVLAPLTIAIAYAGGWLWALLVTLVSIGLFAEWLMVVGAASTALTGAGTIVIAMMGAAVAFGGLKTSVIVGLVGGAVVTLMARGKFVWAATGFAYAAAALLASILVRKDLVNGFSALMFVLLVVWATDIGGYFAGRSIGGPKLWPRVSPKKTWAGAFGGFAASLAVAAGFAACGIGKLIPLLLISAILSVVSALGDLFESAVKRRFGVKDSSHLIPGHGGLMDRLDGFVAAILVAWIIGFLRHGVHSAGSGLMVW
- a CDS encoding isoprenyl transferase; this translates as MSNAAPATEGPDRSEAPAHVAIIMDGNGRWAAARGLPRAEGHRRGVDALRRVVRASHELGIRYLTIFSFSSENWSRPASEIGDLFGLLRRFIRNDLASLHRDGVKVRIIGEREGLESDICALLNEAEELTRDNTRLTLVVAFNYGSRQEIAKAAQKLAREVAEGRRDPETIDAETLGTYLDAPDIPDPDLIIRTSGEQRLSNFLMWQAAYSELVFVPIHWPDFDKAALESAIAEFARRERRFGGLVAKTAS
- the frr gene encoding ribosome recycling factor, with protein sequence MATGSFDLNEVKRRMQGAVQSLKHELGGLRTGRASASMLDPVQVDAYGSHMPLNQLATVSVPEPRLISVQVWDKSMVKAVEKAIVDSNLGLSPATEGQVLRLRIPELNEERRKELVKVAHKYAEAAKVAARHVRRDGLDVLKKLEKNHEMSEDDQKRHADEVQKATDGTIAEIDQLLAAKEKEILTV
- the pyrH gene encoding UMP kinase; translated protein: MTDPVYRRVVIKLSGEYLAGQQGFGIDQPTVDRVADDLIAARKLGTEVAVVIGGGNIVRGVEVSARGVSRPTGDTMGMLATMMNCLALEAAIERKGTPARTLSAFVMPEISELFTRTAAHKYLAEGRIVLLGGGTGNPFFTTDTTAVLRAAEIGAQAVLKATNVDGVYSADPKKDPTATRFDRLTHSQAIEGGYKVMDATAFALARETSLPIIVFSIAQPGSIGAILRGTGHGTIVAG
- the tsf gene encoding translation elongation factor Ts, producing MATITAAMVKDLRESTGAGMMDCKAALTENDGNMEAAQDWLRKKGLSKAAKKSGRVAAEGLIGALTKGTKGVVVEVNSETDFVARNGQFQGLVKMIAQVAFDVGADVEKIKAAKVGDVTIETAINDAIATIGENMTLRRAAQLEVSQGVVSHYVHGAVIDGAGKMGVIVALESPGKADELAALGRQIAMHVAAANPLALDPSGLDPAVVKREKDVLADKYRQQGKPENVIEKIVESGLKTYYKEVCLLEQAFIHDTGKSVAQAVKEAEGKVGGPVKIAGFVRYALGEGIEKQESDFAAEVAAASGKK